One part of the Pecten maximus chromosome 1, xPecMax1.1, whole genome shotgun sequence genome encodes these proteins:
- the LOC117338661 gene encoding uncharacterized protein LOC117338661: MSSPIKTWLEKRATTIKLLRKLAVELDNMQGKVNISKLAGTTGAIVGGLGTLACLAAAPFTGGLSTLGMIGFGGLGLAGGAVNLGTLIGKHFHEKDLIEKVQKALNDDREESEKLNKELEVSSEEREKLNDPDLDVSGTGKRAIKLASDAKGIRSAAGVAAKGVSKMAVFVTVAFLPLDILDLVQTSIKVHKGSINESAAEVRRIASKLEQEMKEMEGSFEKS; the protein is encoded by the exons ATGTCTTCTCCTATCAAAACCTGGCTGGAAAAGAGGGCAACCACAATTAAGTTGCTGAGAAAACTTGCGGTTGAACTGGATAATATGCAAGGAAAAGTCAATATTTCAAAGCTGGCTGGTACAACGGGAGCCATTGTAGGTGGTTTGGGTACACTTGCTTGTTTAGCGGCAGCCCCATTCACTGGCGGTTTGTCCACGTTGGGCATGATAGGATTTGGTGGCCTTGGATTGGCAGGTGGCGCAGTCAACCTTGGAACACTAATAGGAAAGCACTTTCATGAAAAAGATTTGATCGAAAAAGTTCAAAAAGCTCTCAACGATGACCGAGAAGAAAGTGAAAAACTAAACAAGGAACTTGAAGTTTCCTCTGAGGAAAGAGAGAAACTGAATGATCCCGATCTGGATGTTTCCGGTACAGGTAAAAGAGCTATAAAGCTTGCGTCCGATGCCAAGGGAATACGTTCTGCAGCAGGTGTTGCGGCAAAAGGAGTTTCAAAAATGGCTGTCTTTGTTACTGTTGCCTTTTTGCCGTTAGACATTCTTGATTTGGTACAAACATCAATCAAAGTCCACAAAGGATCCATAAACGAGTCGGCTGCAGAGGTACGAAGGATTGCTAGTAAACTTGAACAAGAGATGAAGGAAATGGAAG GATCATTCGAGAAATCTTAG